Part of the Vicinamibacteria bacterium genome, ATCGCCCGAGCCGGCAAGCCTGTCGCACGACTTACGCAGTTAGATAAGTCGGAGAAAAGGGGCCGCAAGCGGCGTTTGGGATTACTAGACGGACGGTTCGCGATTCCTGACGACTTCAACCAGCCCCTCCCGGAGGAAATGATTCGCGCTTTCACGAAGCGCTGATGCGACT contains:
- a CDS encoding type II toxin-antitoxin system prevent-host-death family antitoxin, translated to MKQVNIYEAKTRLSQLVEDAASGEDVVIARAGKPVARLTQLDKSEKRGRKRRLGLLDGRFAIPDDFNQPLPEEMIRAFTKR